Proteins co-encoded in one Columba livia isolate bColLiv1 breed racing homer chromosome 14, bColLiv1.pat.W.v2, whole genome shotgun sequence genomic window:
- the SEPTIN8 gene encoding septin-8 isoform X9: MAATDLERFSNEEKRNLSLGGHVGFDSLPDQLVSKSVTQGFSFNILCVGETGIGKSTLMNTLFNTTFETEEASHYESAVRLRPRTYDLQESNVHLKLTIVDAVGFGDQINKDESYRPIVEYIDTQFENYLQEELKIRRSLFNYHDTRIHVCLYFITPTGHSLKSLDLVTMKKLDSKVNIIPIIAKADTISKSELHKFKIKIMSELVSNGVQIYQFPTDDEAVAEINSVMNAHLPFAVVGSTEEVKVGNKLVRARQYPWGVVQVENESHCDFVKLREMLIRVNMEDLREQTHTRHYELYRRCKLEEMGFKDTDPDSQPFSLQETYETKRKEFLGELQKKEEEMRQMFVNKVKETEAELKEKERELHEKFEHLKRIHQEEKRKVEEKRRELEEEMNAFNRRKVAVETLQSQSLQATSQQPLKKDKDKKNFFSLPSACSITSGRHVN, translated from the exons ATGGCCGCCACCGACCTGGAGCGCTTCTCG AATGAAGAGAAGAGGAACCTCTCCCTGGGGGGCCATGTGGGCTTCGACAGTCTCCCCGACCAGCTGGTCAGCAAGTCTGTCACACAAGGCTTCAGCTTCAACATCCTCTGCGTGG GTGAGACCGGCATTGGGAAATCCACACTAATGAATACGCTCTTCAATACCACGTTTGAGACGGAGGAGGCCAGTCACTACGAGAGCGCGGTTCGCTTGCGGCCACGGACCTATGACTTGCAGGAGAGCAACGTCCACCTGAAGCTGACGATTGTGGACGCGGTTGGATTTGGGGATCAgataaataaagatgaaag TTACAGGCCTATAGTTGAGTACATTGATACGCAGTTTGAAAACTATTTGCAAGAAGAGCTGAAAATCCGCCGATCTCTCTTCAACTATCATGACACGAGGATTCACGTCTGCCTGTACTTCATCACCCCAACTGGGCACTCGCTCAAGTCCTTGGACCTGGTGACGATGAAGAAGTTGGATAGCAAG gtgAACATCATCCCCATCATTGCCAAGGCAGACACCATCTCCAAGAGCGAGCTGCACAAGTTCAAGATCAAGATCATGAGCGAGCTGGTCAGCAACGGGGTGCAGATCTACCAGTTCCCCACGGACGACGAAGCGGTCGCAGAGATCAACTCCGTGATGAAC GCTCACCTGCCCTTCGCCGTGGTGGGCAGCACGGAGGAGGTGAAGGTTGGGAACAAGCTGGTGAGAGCTCGGCAGTACCCGTGGGGAGTGGTGCAGG TTGAGAATGAAAGTCACTGTGACTTTGTGAAGCTACGGGAAATGCTGATTCGAGTCAACATGGAAGATCTTCGGGAGCAGACCCACACCCGCCACTACGAGCTGTACAGGAGGTGCAAGCTGGAGGAGATGGGCTTCAAGGACACAGATCCAGACAGCCAACCCTTCAG CCTCCAAGAAACGTATGAGACCAAAAGGAAAGAGTTCTTGGGCGAGCtccagaagaaagaggaagaaatgagaCAAATGTTTGTTAACAAAGTCAAGGAGACGGAGGCAGagctgaaagagaaggagagagag CTGCATGAGAAATTTGAGCACTTAAAAAGGATACAccaggaagagaagaggaaggtggaggagaagaggagggagctggaggaagagatgaACGCCTTCAACAGGCGGAAAGTAGCGGTGGAAACCTTGCAGTCCCAATCCTTGCAGGCTACCTCACAGCAGCCGCTGAAGAAGgacaaagacaagaaaaa CTTTTTTAGTCTTCCCAGTGCGTGCTCCATAACATCAGGAAGACATGTTAATTAG
- the SEPTIN8 gene encoding septin-8 isoform X10, producing MAATDLERFSNEEKRNLSLGGHVGFDSLPDQLVSKSVTQGFSFNILCVGETGIGKSTLMNTLFNTTFETEEASHYESAVRLRPRTYDLQESNVHLKLTIVDAVGFGDQINKDESYRPIVEYIDTQFENYLQEELKIRRSLFNYHDTRIHVCLYFITPTGHSLKSLDLVTMKKLDSKVNIIPIIAKADTISKSELHKFKIKIMSELVSNGVQIYQFPTDDEAVAEINSVMNAHLPFAVVGSTEEVKVGNKLVRARQYPWGVVQVENESHCDFVKLREMLIRVNMEDLREQTHTRHYELYRRCKLEEMGFKDTDPDSQPFSLQETYETKRKEFLGELQKKEEEMRQMFVNKVKETEAELKEKERELHEKFEHLKRIHQEEKRKVEEKRRELEEEMNAFNRRKVAVETLQSQSLQATSQQPLKKDKDKKN from the exons ATGGCCGCCACCGACCTGGAGCGCTTCTCG AATGAAGAGAAGAGGAACCTCTCCCTGGGGGGCCATGTGGGCTTCGACAGTCTCCCCGACCAGCTGGTCAGCAAGTCTGTCACACAAGGCTTCAGCTTCAACATCCTCTGCGTGG GTGAGACCGGCATTGGGAAATCCACACTAATGAATACGCTCTTCAATACCACGTTTGAGACGGAGGAGGCCAGTCACTACGAGAGCGCGGTTCGCTTGCGGCCACGGACCTATGACTTGCAGGAGAGCAACGTCCACCTGAAGCTGACGATTGTGGACGCGGTTGGATTTGGGGATCAgataaataaagatgaaag TTACAGGCCTATAGTTGAGTACATTGATACGCAGTTTGAAAACTATTTGCAAGAAGAGCTGAAAATCCGCCGATCTCTCTTCAACTATCATGACACGAGGATTCACGTCTGCCTGTACTTCATCACCCCAACTGGGCACTCGCTCAAGTCCTTGGACCTGGTGACGATGAAGAAGTTGGATAGCAAG gtgAACATCATCCCCATCATTGCCAAGGCAGACACCATCTCCAAGAGCGAGCTGCACAAGTTCAAGATCAAGATCATGAGCGAGCTGGTCAGCAACGGGGTGCAGATCTACCAGTTCCCCACGGACGACGAAGCGGTCGCAGAGATCAACTCCGTGATGAAC GCTCACCTGCCCTTCGCCGTGGTGGGCAGCACGGAGGAGGTGAAGGTTGGGAACAAGCTGGTGAGAGCTCGGCAGTACCCGTGGGGAGTGGTGCAGG TTGAGAATGAAAGTCACTGTGACTTTGTGAAGCTACGGGAAATGCTGATTCGAGTCAACATGGAAGATCTTCGGGAGCAGACCCACACCCGCCACTACGAGCTGTACAGGAGGTGCAAGCTGGAGGAGATGGGCTTCAAGGACACAGATCCAGACAGCCAACCCTTCAG CCTCCAAGAAACGTATGAGACCAAAAGGAAAGAGTTCTTGGGCGAGCtccagaagaaagaggaagaaatgagaCAAATGTTTGTTAACAAAGTCAAGGAGACGGAGGCAGagctgaaagagaaggagagagag CTGCATGAGAAATTTGAGCACTTAAAAAGGATACAccaggaagagaagaggaaggtggaggagaagaggagggagctggaggaagagatgaACGCCTTCAACAGGCGGAAAGTAGCGGTGGAAACCTTGCAGTCCCAATCCTTGCAGGCTACCTCACAGCAGCCGCTGAAGAAGgacaaagacaagaaaaa ttaa
- the SEPTIN8 gene encoding septin-8 isoform X11: protein MAATDLERFSNEEKRNLSLGGHVGFDSLPDQLVSKSVTQGFSFNILCVGETGIGKSTLMNTLFNTTFETEEASHYESAVRLRPRTYDLQESNVHLKLTIVDAVGFGDQINKDERPIVEYIDTQFENYLQEELKIRRSLFNYHDTRIHVCLYFITPTGHSLKSLDLVTMKKLDSKVNIIPIIAKADTISKSELHKFKIKIMSELVSNGVQIYQFPTDDEAVAEINSVMNAHLPFAVVGSTEEVKVGNKLVRARQYPWGVVQVENESHCDFVKLREMLIRVNMEDLREQTHTRHYELYRRCKLEEMGFKDTDPDSQPFSLQETYETKRKEFLGELQKKEEEMRQMFVNKVKETEAELKEKERELHEKFEHLKRIHQEEKRKVEEKRRELEEEMNAFNRRKVAVETLQSQSLQATSQQPLKKDKDKKN from the exons ATGGCCGCCACCGACCTGGAGCGCTTCTCG AATGAAGAGAAGAGGAACCTCTCCCTGGGGGGCCATGTGGGCTTCGACAGTCTCCCCGACCAGCTGGTCAGCAAGTCTGTCACACAAGGCTTCAGCTTCAACATCCTCTGCGTGG GTGAGACCGGCATTGGGAAATCCACACTAATGAATACGCTCTTCAATACCACGTTTGAGACGGAGGAGGCCAGTCACTACGAGAGCGCGGTTCGCTTGCGGCCACGGACCTATGACTTGCAGGAGAGCAACGTCCACCTGAAGCTGACGATTGTGGACGCGGTTGGATTTGGGGATCAgataaataaagatgaaag GCCTATAGTTGAGTACATTGATACGCAGTTTGAAAACTATTTGCAAGAAGAGCTGAAAATCCGCCGATCTCTCTTCAACTATCATGACACGAGGATTCACGTCTGCCTGTACTTCATCACCCCAACTGGGCACTCGCTCAAGTCCTTGGACCTGGTGACGATGAAGAAGTTGGATAGCAAG gtgAACATCATCCCCATCATTGCCAAGGCAGACACCATCTCCAAGAGCGAGCTGCACAAGTTCAAGATCAAGATCATGAGCGAGCTGGTCAGCAACGGGGTGCAGATCTACCAGTTCCCCACGGACGACGAAGCGGTCGCAGAGATCAACTCCGTGATGAAC GCTCACCTGCCCTTCGCCGTGGTGGGCAGCACGGAGGAGGTGAAGGTTGGGAACAAGCTGGTGAGAGCTCGGCAGTACCCGTGGGGAGTGGTGCAGG TTGAGAATGAAAGTCACTGTGACTTTGTGAAGCTACGGGAAATGCTGATTCGAGTCAACATGGAAGATCTTCGGGAGCAGACCCACACCCGCCACTACGAGCTGTACAGGAGGTGCAAGCTGGAGGAGATGGGCTTCAAGGACACAGATCCAGACAGCCAACCCTTCAG CCTCCAAGAAACGTATGAGACCAAAAGGAAAGAGTTCTTGGGCGAGCtccagaagaaagaggaagaaatgagaCAAATGTTTGTTAACAAAGTCAAGGAGACGGAGGCAGagctgaaagagaaggagagagag CTGCATGAGAAATTTGAGCACTTAAAAAGGATACAccaggaagagaagaggaaggtggaggagaagaggagggagctggaggaagagatgaACGCCTTCAACAGGCGGAAAGTAGCGGTGGAAACCTTGCAGTCCCAATCCTTGCAGGCTACCTCACAGCAGCCGCTGAAGAAGgacaaagacaagaaaaa ttaa
- the SEPTIN8 gene encoding septin-8 isoform X6 has product MAATDLERFSNEEKRNLSLGGHVGFDSLPDQLVSKSVTQGFSFNILCVGETGIGKSTLMNTLFNTTFETEEASHYESAVRLRPRTYDLQESNVHLKLTIVDAVGFGDQINKDESYRPIVEYIDTQFENYLQEELKIRRSLFNYHDTRIHVCLYFITPTGHSLKSLDLVTMKKLDSKVNIIPIIAKADTISKSELHKFKIKIMSELVSNGVQIYQFPTDDEAVAEINSVMNAHLPFAVVGSTEEVKVGNKLVRARQYPWGVVQVENESHCDFVKLREMLIRVNMEDLREQTHTRHYELYRRCKLEEMGFKDTDPDSQPFSLQETYETKRKEFLGELQKKEEEMRQMFVNKVKETEAELKEKERELHEKFEHLKRIHQEEKRKVEEKRRELEEEMNAFNRRKVAVETLQSQSLQATSQQPLKKDKDKKNRSVITGNQSGVSVSSSKVMITKASVEPLNCTSWWDAIQCCSCLVKSATWREGFL; this is encoded by the exons ATGGCCGCCACCGACCTGGAGCGCTTCTCG AATGAAGAGAAGAGGAACCTCTCCCTGGGGGGCCATGTGGGCTTCGACAGTCTCCCCGACCAGCTGGTCAGCAAGTCTGTCACACAAGGCTTCAGCTTCAACATCCTCTGCGTGG GTGAGACCGGCATTGGGAAATCCACACTAATGAATACGCTCTTCAATACCACGTTTGAGACGGAGGAGGCCAGTCACTACGAGAGCGCGGTTCGCTTGCGGCCACGGACCTATGACTTGCAGGAGAGCAACGTCCACCTGAAGCTGACGATTGTGGACGCGGTTGGATTTGGGGATCAgataaataaagatgaaag TTACAGGCCTATAGTTGAGTACATTGATACGCAGTTTGAAAACTATTTGCAAGAAGAGCTGAAAATCCGCCGATCTCTCTTCAACTATCATGACACGAGGATTCACGTCTGCCTGTACTTCATCACCCCAACTGGGCACTCGCTCAAGTCCTTGGACCTGGTGACGATGAAGAAGTTGGATAGCAAG gtgAACATCATCCCCATCATTGCCAAGGCAGACACCATCTCCAAGAGCGAGCTGCACAAGTTCAAGATCAAGATCATGAGCGAGCTGGTCAGCAACGGGGTGCAGATCTACCAGTTCCCCACGGACGACGAAGCGGTCGCAGAGATCAACTCCGTGATGAAC GCTCACCTGCCCTTCGCCGTGGTGGGCAGCACGGAGGAGGTGAAGGTTGGGAACAAGCTGGTGAGAGCTCGGCAGTACCCGTGGGGAGTGGTGCAGG TTGAGAATGAAAGTCACTGTGACTTTGTGAAGCTACGGGAAATGCTGATTCGAGTCAACATGGAAGATCTTCGGGAGCAGACCCACACCCGCCACTACGAGCTGTACAGGAGGTGCAAGCTGGAGGAGATGGGCTTCAAGGACACAGATCCAGACAGCCAACCCTTCAG CCTCCAAGAAACGTATGAGACCAAAAGGAAAGAGTTCTTGGGCGAGCtccagaagaaagaggaagaaatgagaCAAATGTTTGTTAACAAAGTCAAGGAGACGGAGGCAGagctgaaagagaaggagagagag CTGCATGAGAAATTTGAGCACTTAAAAAGGATACAccaggaagagaagaggaaggtggaggagaagaggagggagctggaggaagagatgaACGCCTTCAACAGGCGGAAAGTAGCGGTGGAAACCTTGCAGTCCCAATCCTTGCAGGCTACCTCACAGCAGCCGCTGAAGAAGgacaaagacaagaaaaa CAGATCAGTAATAACAGGAAACCAGTCGGGAGTCAGCGTGTCCAGCTCCAAGGTGATGATCACCAAGGCCAGCGTGGAGCCCTTGAACTGCACGAGCTGGTGGGACGCCATCcagtgctgcagctgcctggTCAAGAGCGCCACGTGGCGGGAAGGATTCCTCTGA
- the SEPTIN8 gene encoding septin-8 isoform X7 has product MAATDLERFSNEEKRNLSLGGHVGFDSLPDQLVSKSVTQGFSFNILCVGETGIGKSTLMNTLFNTTFETEEASHYESAVRLRPRTYDLQESNVHLKLTIVDAVGFGDQINKDESYRPIVEYIDTQFENYLQEELKIRRSLFNYHDTRIHVCLYFITPTGHSLKSLDLVTMKKLDSKVNIIPIIAKADTISKSELHKFKIKIMSELVSNGVQIYQFPTDDEAVAEINSVMNAHLPFAVVGSTEEVKVGNKLVRARQYPWGVVQVENESHCDFVKLREMLIRVNMEDLREQTHTRHYELYRRCKLEEMGFKDTDPDSQPFSLQETYETKRKEFLGELQKKEEEMRQMFVNKVKETEAELKEKERELHEKFEHLKRIHQEEKRKVEEKRRELEEEMNAFNRRKVAVETLQSQSLQATSQQPLKKDKDKKKSVITGNQSGVSVSSSKVMITKASVEPLNCTSWWDAIQCCSCLVKSATWREGFL; this is encoded by the exons ATGGCCGCCACCGACCTGGAGCGCTTCTCG AATGAAGAGAAGAGGAACCTCTCCCTGGGGGGCCATGTGGGCTTCGACAGTCTCCCCGACCAGCTGGTCAGCAAGTCTGTCACACAAGGCTTCAGCTTCAACATCCTCTGCGTGG GTGAGACCGGCATTGGGAAATCCACACTAATGAATACGCTCTTCAATACCACGTTTGAGACGGAGGAGGCCAGTCACTACGAGAGCGCGGTTCGCTTGCGGCCACGGACCTATGACTTGCAGGAGAGCAACGTCCACCTGAAGCTGACGATTGTGGACGCGGTTGGATTTGGGGATCAgataaataaagatgaaag TTACAGGCCTATAGTTGAGTACATTGATACGCAGTTTGAAAACTATTTGCAAGAAGAGCTGAAAATCCGCCGATCTCTCTTCAACTATCATGACACGAGGATTCACGTCTGCCTGTACTTCATCACCCCAACTGGGCACTCGCTCAAGTCCTTGGACCTGGTGACGATGAAGAAGTTGGATAGCAAG gtgAACATCATCCCCATCATTGCCAAGGCAGACACCATCTCCAAGAGCGAGCTGCACAAGTTCAAGATCAAGATCATGAGCGAGCTGGTCAGCAACGGGGTGCAGATCTACCAGTTCCCCACGGACGACGAAGCGGTCGCAGAGATCAACTCCGTGATGAAC GCTCACCTGCCCTTCGCCGTGGTGGGCAGCACGGAGGAGGTGAAGGTTGGGAACAAGCTGGTGAGAGCTCGGCAGTACCCGTGGGGAGTGGTGCAGG TTGAGAATGAAAGTCACTGTGACTTTGTGAAGCTACGGGAAATGCTGATTCGAGTCAACATGGAAGATCTTCGGGAGCAGACCCACACCCGCCACTACGAGCTGTACAGGAGGTGCAAGCTGGAGGAGATGGGCTTCAAGGACACAGATCCAGACAGCCAACCCTTCAG CCTCCAAGAAACGTATGAGACCAAAAGGAAAGAGTTCTTGGGCGAGCtccagaagaaagaggaagaaatgagaCAAATGTTTGTTAACAAAGTCAAGGAGACGGAGGCAGagctgaaagagaaggagagagag CTGCATGAGAAATTTGAGCACTTAAAAAGGATACAccaggaagagaagaggaaggtggaggagaagaggagggagctggaggaagagatgaACGCCTTCAACAGGCGGAAAGTAGCGGTGGAAACCTTGCAGTCCCAATCCTTGCAGGCTACCTCACAGCAGCCGCTGAAGAAGgacaaagacaagaaaaa ATCAGTAATAACAGGAAACCAGTCGGGAGTCAGCGTGTCCAGCTCCAAGGTGATGATCACCAAGGCCAGCGTGGAGCCCTTGAACTGCACGAGCTGGTGGGACGCCATCcagtgctgcagctgcctggTCAAGAGCGCCACGTGGCGGGAAGGATTCCTCTGA
- the SEPTIN8 gene encoding septin-8 isoform X8, whose protein sequence is MAATDLERFSNEEKRNLSLGGHVGFDSLPDQLVSKSVTQGFSFNILCVGETGIGKSTLMNTLFNTTFETEEASHYESAVRLRPRTYDLQESNVHLKLTIVDAVGFGDQINKDERPIVEYIDTQFENYLQEELKIRRSLFNYHDTRIHVCLYFITPTGHSLKSLDLVTMKKLDSKVNIIPIIAKADTISKSELHKFKIKIMSELVSNGVQIYQFPTDDEAVAEINSVMNAHLPFAVVGSTEEVKVGNKLVRARQYPWGVVQVENESHCDFVKLREMLIRVNMEDLREQTHTRHYELYRRCKLEEMGFKDTDPDSQPFSLQETYETKRKEFLGELQKKEEEMRQMFVNKVKETEAELKEKERELHEKFEHLKRIHQEEKRKVEEKRRELEEEMNAFNRRKVAVETLQSQSLQATSQQPLKKDKDKKNRSVITGNQSGVSVSSSKVMITKASVEPLNCTSWWDAIQCCSCLVKSATWREGFL, encoded by the exons ATGGCCGCCACCGACCTGGAGCGCTTCTCG AATGAAGAGAAGAGGAACCTCTCCCTGGGGGGCCATGTGGGCTTCGACAGTCTCCCCGACCAGCTGGTCAGCAAGTCTGTCACACAAGGCTTCAGCTTCAACATCCTCTGCGTGG GTGAGACCGGCATTGGGAAATCCACACTAATGAATACGCTCTTCAATACCACGTTTGAGACGGAGGAGGCCAGTCACTACGAGAGCGCGGTTCGCTTGCGGCCACGGACCTATGACTTGCAGGAGAGCAACGTCCACCTGAAGCTGACGATTGTGGACGCGGTTGGATTTGGGGATCAgataaataaagatgaaag GCCTATAGTTGAGTACATTGATACGCAGTTTGAAAACTATTTGCAAGAAGAGCTGAAAATCCGCCGATCTCTCTTCAACTATCATGACACGAGGATTCACGTCTGCCTGTACTTCATCACCCCAACTGGGCACTCGCTCAAGTCCTTGGACCTGGTGACGATGAAGAAGTTGGATAGCAAG gtgAACATCATCCCCATCATTGCCAAGGCAGACACCATCTCCAAGAGCGAGCTGCACAAGTTCAAGATCAAGATCATGAGCGAGCTGGTCAGCAACGGGGTGCAGATCTACCAGTTCCCCACGGACGACGAAGCGGTCGCAGAGATCAACTCCGTGATGAAC GCTCACCTGCCCTTCGCCGTGGTGGGCAGCACGGAGGAGGTGAAGGTTGGGAACAAGCTGGTGAGAGCTCGGCAGTACCCGTGGGGAGTGGTGCAGG TTGAGAATGAAAGTCACTGTGACTTTGTGAAGCTACGGGAAATGCTGATTCGAGTCAACATGGAAGATCTTCGGGAGCAGACCCACACCCGCCACTACGAGCTGTACAGGAGGTGCAAGCTGGAGGAGATGGGCTTCAAGGACACAGATCCAGACAGCCAACCCTTCAG CCTCCAAGAAACGTATGAGACCAAAAGGAAAGAGTTCTTGGGCGAGCtccagaagaaagaggaagaaatgagaCAAATGTTTGTTAACAAAGTCAAGGAGACGGAGGCAGagctgaaagagaaggagagagag CTGCATGAGAAATTTGAGCACTTAAAAAGGATACAccaggaagagaagaggaaggtggaggagaagaggagggagctggaggaagagatgaACGCCTTCAACAGGCGGAAAGTAGCGGTGGAAACCTTGCAGTCCCAATCCTTGCAGGCTACCTCACAGCAGCCGCTGAAGAAGgacaaagacaagaaaaa CAGATCAGTAATAACAGGAAACCAGTCGGGAGTCAGCGTGTCCAGCTCCAAGGTGATGATCACCAAGGCCAGCGTGGAGCCCTTGAACTGCACGAGCTGGTGGGACGCCATCcagtgctgcagctgcctggTCAAGAGCGCCACGTGGCGGGAAGGATTCCTCTGA
- the SEPTIN8 gene encoding septin-8 isoform X4: protein MNTLFNTTFETEEASHYESAVRLRPRTYDLQESNVHLKLTIVDAVGFGDQINKDESYRPIVEYIDTQFENYLQEELKIRRSLFNYHDTRIHVCLYFITPTGHSLKSLDLVTMKKLDSKVNIIPIIAKADTISKSELHKFKIKIMSELVSNGVQIYQFPTDDEAVAEINSVMNAHLPFAVVGSTEEVKVGNKLVRARQYPWGVVQVENESHCDFVKLREMLIRVNMEDLREQTHTRHYELYRRCKLEEMGFKDTDPDSQPFSLQETYETKRKEFLGELQKKEEEMRQMFVNKVKETEAELKEKERELHEKFEHLKRIHQEEKRKVEEKRRELEEEMNAFNRRKVAVETLQSQSLQATSQQPLKKDKDKKNFFSLPSACSITSGRHVN from the exons ATGAATACGCTCTTCAATACCACGTTTGAGACGGAGGAGGCCAGTCACTACGAGAGCGCGGTTCGCTTGCGGCCACGGACCTATGACTTGCAGGAGAGCAACGTCCACCTGAAGCTGACGATTGTGGACGCGGTTGGATTTGGGGATCAgataaataaagatgaaag TTACAGGCCTATAGTTGAGTACATTGATACGCAGTTTGAAAACTATTTGCAAGAAGAGCTGAAAATCCGCCGATCTCTCTTCAACTATCATGACACGAGGATTCACGTCTGCCTGTACTTCATCACCCCAACTGGGCACTCGCTCAAGTCCTTGGACCTGGTGACGATGAAGAAGTTGGATAGCAAG gtgAACATCATCCCCATCATTGCCAAGGCAGACACCATCTCCAAGAGCGAGCTGCACAAGTTCAAGATCAAGATCATGAGCGAGCTGGTCAGCAACGGGGTGCAGATCTACCAGTTCCCCACGGACGACGAAGCGGTCGCAGAGATCAACTCCGTGATGAAC GCTCACCTGCCCTTCGCCGTGGTGGGCAGCACGGAGGAGGTGAAGGTTGGGAACAAGCTGGTGAGAGCTCGGCAGTACCCGTGGGGAGTGGTGCAGG TTGAGAATGAAAGTCACTGTGACTTTGTGAAGCTACGGGAAATGCTGATTCGAGTCAACATGGAAGATCTTCGGGAGCAGACCCACACCCGCCACTACGAGCTGTACAGGAGGTGCAAGCTGGAGGAGATGGGCTTCAAGGACACAGATCCAGACAGCCAACCCTTCAG CCTCCAAGAAACGTATGAGACCAAAAGGAAAGAGTTCTTGGGCGAGCtccagaagaaagaggaagaaatgagaCAAATGTTTGTTAACAAAGTCAAGGAGACGGAGGCAGagctgaaagagaaggagagagag CTGCATGAGAAATTTGAGCACTTAAAAAGGATACAccaggaagagaagaggaaggtggaggagaagaggagggagctggaggaagagatgaACGCCTTCAACAGGCGGAAAGTAGCGGTGGAAACCTTGCAGTCCCAATCCTTGCAGGCTACCTCACAGCAGCCGCTGAAGAAGgacaaagacaagaaaaa CTTTTTTAGTCTTCCCAGTGCGTGCTCCATAACATCAGGAAGACATGTTAATTAG
- the SEPTIN8 gene encoding septin-8 isoform X5, whose protein sequence is MNTLFNTTFETEEASHYESAVRLRPRTYDLQESNVHLKLTIVDAVGFGDQINKDESYRPIVEYIDTQFENYLQEELKIRRSLFNYHDTRIHVCLYFITPTGHSLKSLDLVTMKKLDSKVNIIPIIAKADTISKSELHKFKIKIMSELVSNGVQIYQFPTDDEAVAEINSVMNAHLPFAVVGSTEEVKVGNKLVRARQYPWGVVQVENESHCDFVKLREMLIRVNMEDLREQTHTRHYELYRRCKLEEMGFKDTDPDSQPFSLQETYETKRKEFLGELQKKEEEMRQMFVNKVKETEAELKEKERELHEKFEHLKRIHQEEKRKVEEKRRELEEEMNAFNRRKVAVETLQSQSLQATSQQPLKKDKDKKN, encoded by the exons ATGAATACGCTCTTCAATACCACGTTTGAGACGGAGGAGGCCAGTCACTACGAGAGCGCGGTTCGCTTGCGGCCACGGACCTATGACTTGCAGGAGAGCAACGTCCACCTGAAGCTGACGATTGTGGACGCGGTTGGATTTGGGGATCAgataaataaagatgaaag TTACAGGCCTATAGTTGAGTACATTGATACGCAGTTTGAAAACTATTTGCAAGAAGAGCTGAAAATCCGCCGATCTCTCTTCAACTATCATGACACGAGGATTCACGTCTGCCTGTACTTCATCACCCCAACTGGGCACTCGCTCAAGTCCTTGGACCTGGTGACGATGAAGAAGTTGGATAGCAAG gtgAACATCATCCCCATCATTGCCAAGGCAGACACCATCTCCAAGAGCGAGCTGCACAAGTTCAAGATCAAGATCATGAGCGAGCTGGTCAGCAACGGGGTGCAGATCTACCAGTTCCCCACGGACGACGAAGCGGTCGCAGAGATCAACTCCGTGATGAAC GCTCACCTGCCCTTCGCCGTGGTGGGCAGCACGGAGGAGGTGAAGGTTGGGAACAAGCTGGTGAGAGCTCGGCAGTACCCGTGGGGAGTGGTGCAGG TTGAGAATGAAAGTCACTGTGACTTTGTGAAGCTACGGGAAATGCTGATTCGAGTCAACATGGAAGATCTTCGGGAGCAGACCCACACCCGCCACTACGAGCTGTACAGGAGGTGCAAGCTGGAGGAGATGGGCTTCAAGGACACAGATCCAGACAGCCAACCCTTCAG CCTCCAAGAAACGTATGAGACCAAAAGGAAAGAGTTCTTGGGCGAGCtccagaagaaagaggaagaaatgagaCAAATGTTTGTTAACAAAGTCAAGGAGACGGAGGCAGagctgaaagagaaggagagagag CTGCATGAGAAATTTGAGCACTTAAAAAGGATACAccaggaagagaagaggaaggtggaggagaagaggagggagctggaggaagagatgaACGCCTTCAACAGGCGGAAAGTAGCGGTGGAAACCTTGCAGTCCCAATCCTTGCAGGCTACCTCACAGCAGCCGCTGAAGAAGgacaaagacaagaaaaa ttaa